The genomic stretch CTCTTGCGGTGGTGCCATTTCAGCTGACTCAACAACTGCAACTGTCTCCACGGCCTCCGTCAAGGGTTCCGAATTGGCATCAAAAGCAACGTACCCCGCAGCCAGTGCCAATACCAGAATGAGAATGGATGATTTTAGGAATTTATTCATAAAACGTAATATTTGGTTAATGGTAGCGTTGGTTAAATTTGTATGTGAAAGCTCCATTTGTCAATATTTTTTTACACAAAGAATCAAATAATCCTAAAATTATTTATATATTTTGGAAAAGCGCTTTTAATTTTATTACAAAAATAAAAAACCGGGTCGAATTGGCTTTTTATTAAAAAAATTTGAGAAAAAAATGAGTCATTTTGAGAGTAAGAGAGAGCGACAACCTCCCAAACGCCTTAGATTTATCTGTTAATTTCATACCTAACCGATGATATTAAGCCCCTCATAATCCTGTGCATAAATGATTTACCCGGCACGACATTTCTACATCAGGTTTCGGCCAGCAAATTGCCGAAGATTCTATCGATATATGATTCTTTCCATCCTGAACTGTACATTTATTGAGTTCAACTTACTGCCCGTGACTTACATACATAACTCCACGATTTAGAAATGAGCGCATCTCTCAAAATTGGATATTTTGCCGGTATCAAAGTGCAGATTCACTGGACCTTCTGGCTTCTTTTTTTATTCGTCGGCGCAATGGTTTATGCAGCTGATGGGACCCTTTCAGATTTATGGTGGCACTTTGCATTTGTAATTGCTCTCTTTTTTTGTGTGATCCTTCACGAATTCGGCCACTCGCTTACCGCCCGAAAATTTGGTATCGAAACCCGAAGCATCACCCTTCTGCCAATAGGCGGTGTTGCCAGCCTCAAAAGCATTCCCGACAACCCGATTGAGGAGTTTTACATTGCTCTGGCAGGTCCGCTGGTGAATGTAGTTATTGCTGCCCTTCTCTACTTTTTTGTACCGGTTGGAGATTTTCTATCCACTGATCCCGACATGATTGAGGAGCAACTATCTACGATTGATGCCTCAAATTTCCTGTTCTATCTTCTTTTCATCAATGTTGCTCTGGTGGTTTTTAATATGCTGCCGGCTTTCCCGATGGATGGCGGCCGGGTTTTCCGGGCACTGCTCTCCATGCGCCTCGGCAGAGTTGAAGCCACACGTATTGCCGCTGCCACCGGAAAATTCCTGGCTCTGCTTTTTTTCCTCTTCGGACTCTTTTACAGCATCATCCTGGCAGTGATTGCGGTTTTCATCTATTTCGGCGCTCACTCTGAAAACATTACGGTTCAGCAACTTGGCCTTCTTGAAGGGCATAATGTACGTGATGCGATGATCACAGAATTCTCAATTCTCGATCCCGATGCCAGGCTTCAGTCAGCTATCGATAAAATTTTAGCCAGCACCGAACAGGATTTCATTGTAGCTGCGGATAACGATATAAAGGGGATTCTCTATATGGAAGATCTTGCCGGCGCATTGCGAAAGGACGATGGAGAAATGCGGGTCAGCGATGTTATGGATACTAATATTCGCTCTCTGCAACCCGATGAACCGCTTACGAATGGCTACAAAAAACTTCAGAGAGGCAGTAAAAACTTTTTTCCGATTATCGAAAACGGAAAGATTGTGGGCGTTTTGGACATGAACAACATTAACGAATTCCTGACTTTCCAGGCTGCCCGTGATTACTAATGAGCTTCATCACGAGAAAACTTACCCAGGTTTTTTTACTTCAAAACTGTTCTCCCTGTGCCCGGACCCTGGATAGATCGTTACTTTCAACTCTCCGTGGATCAATTTGGCATCGCTGAAATTTGGTATCACCAACATGGCACCAGCATCCAGTAACGGACCGGAAAGGTGCTCTTCGTTGATGCCGATCACGGTTGCTCCCGCCTCCGACGCAGCTTTCACACCGCTGATGGAATCTTCAAATACGATCATCCGTCCGGGATCGACATCAAGACCCTGTGCTGCAGTGAGGTAGCATTCCGGATCAGGTTTTCCGTTTTGCACCAGGTCGGCCGTGATCCTCACATCAAACGGTGACGGATAACTCAGACCAGCCAGCATCCGATCCACTTTTTCGGGAAGCGCACTGGTAACTAATCCCAGCCGGATTCCCGAATCGGCGCACTTCTTCATAAACGGCTCCACGCCGGGAATCATCTTAAATTTCTCCACCGACGCATCAAAACGCGCACACTCTTCGATGATTTCCTCGCGTGTTGATTCCGGCAGATCGGCAAACAGGTCGTTTACCGTTAGCCTCGCAGGACGCCCGTGAAATCTCAGCTCCAGCTCATCCCCTTTCGGAATTTCAATTCCGTACTTCTTCATATTCTCAATCCAGAATGACTCCACCAGCTCCTTGCTATCGATAATCACCCCGTCCATATCAAAAATAACGGCGTCGTAACTCCTGCTCATTTGCTGCATGGTACATTCATCTAAAATCGGATTCCTGTGGTCCCGAAAATACAAAGAATGAATTAAAATACCGGCTGCTGCAAATGTTAGTTTTGATATGCTTTAATCGCTTCATCCAGGGTGTCATACATATCGAACACCGTAAACAGTTTCGAGACTCTGAGCAAGCTTTTGATGCGATCCGTGGCGCTGCAGAGTTTGAAATCGCCATCCTTTTTTCGAAGCGAGGTAAGTGTTGCAATCATGACGCCGAGTCCCGAAGAGTTCATAAATTCCACTTCGCTGAGGTCGCCAATAATATTGACTTTTCCATCTTCGATGAACCCATTAATCTCTTCCCGGAATTTAGCGCTATCGGGTCCCCCCATAATTTTCCCCCTAAAAGCTACAATCACACAATTTTTCTTCTCTAAAATTGAGTATTCCATTTCGATATCCCCCTAATTTTATTTGAATTGCTAACATAGTTCATGCACTTCTCTATCTAAACATAAAATATCAAATTGAGCATTAAAAATCATTCAATATTCTGGCAATCAACGGTTTTACCGCACTATTTCAGATCGTTGAACCTGCCTCATAAAACCGGTATTTGATAACGTATTGCCTCTTTTCCGGCTTATTATAGTGAAGAAGAATTTTCCAAAAAACCAGTCTCAGTTATAAAAGATTGAACTGTCCGAATGTAATGCCTCGGGGCAGAGCCCACGAGGTATCAACTTGGATCCCATAACCTTTTTGATCGATATGGAGTTTATTTTGAAGTGTCCCCCTTTGAAGGGGGCAATGGGGGATGATTGGTTGTGAATCAAAACCAAGAATTGGACCATTCTGAACTTAGAAAGTCATCCCCCAGCTCTCTCCGTTCGCTTCCCCCTTCAAAGGGGGACTTTTATCTTTTCCGACCCAGAGGGTCTGGGAATTAAACCACTTATGATTAAATCAGATTAGAAATTGGAGACTTTTATGCTATCGAAACGCTATGCTATCGAAATTTTTCTGTTTTTAGGAATTATCTTTCTAACAATTTTCAGCTCCTGTGCTCCAAAGGGCGAGATATTGCAACAGGATCATGAACACGGCACCTACCATCTGTATGTCCCGGAAAACTACTCCCCGGATTCGGACGTGGTAGTTATTGTTCATGGTATGCCCGGTTCCAACGAAAATGTTGCCGAACGGGCTGAACGGTACATCAACCGCTGGACAGACTTTTCTGATACAACCGGCGCGGTGATCATCGCACCGGTTTTTGACCAGGAAAATTATGCAAGCGATGGCGGCAGCGGATTTGGCGGCTATCGCGGCCTCTATGGCAGAAATGTGGGTGCAGATGAGTTTGTTCATCAAATTCTTGAGGAAGTAGATACAGGCCTCGCCCCTACGTCCGAAGACCGTTTCTATCTTTACGGTTTTTCGGCTGGCGGTCAGTTTACCAACCGGTACCTGGTGCGTCATCCCGATCGCCTGCTTGGCGTGGTTGTGGGCGCTGCCGGTCGCTATGCATTTCCGGATGAGGAAACGTCGTGGCACTACGGCATGGGGAGCATTCAGCACCAAAGTGAATGGCACGACGGTGAACCGCTGGAGGTGGACATTACTCCGGATCCACAGGGATGGGTTCAGGCAACACAACTGCCGGTTACCGTGGTTGTCGGCGAACAGGACAGACCGCCGCAGCCGTGCAGACAGGCACATTGTGAAGAATTTAGTCGGCCGAATGACATTGCACAATCACCCGAATACACGACGATTCTCAATCAGTCCGTACCGCCCGGGCGCTATTTTGTGGCCGCTAATGTCGTTCTTTCCGACACTGAAGATGCCGACCCGTTCCCAGCCACTGCCCGTTGTACGATTTTCAACGGAAATGAAGTTGTGGACTCTTTCGCACTTCAGATGGGTGAATCCGGAAGTGGTGCCGAGAGCGTAGTGTTTTCGCTGCAAGGCATTACCACAACCACCGGGGGAATGACACAATTAAGCCTTGGATGCCGCAAAGGAAGCAATGACACAACTGAAATAAGCGTAAGAGAATCTCCTAAATTGACAGCTATTGAAGTTGGACAGGACGCCTTTGTTTCAGAAAGCGCCGATCGGCCGGATGACATTTCACAGTCACCACATTACACGACGGTTCTAAATGAATCAGTACCACCCGGCCGATACCTGGTCACCGCAAATGTAGTGCTTAGCGACGAAGAAGACGCCGACCCTTTCCCCGCTACTGCACGCTGTACCATACTCAGTGGCAATGAGGTTGTAGATTCCATTGCATTACAGATGGGCGAATCCGGAAGCGGTACCGAAAGCACCTCTTTTTCGCTCTATGGTATCGCCGCAGTCAGTGATGATCCATCAGAATTGAGCCTGATGTGCCGGAAAGGGAGCAACGACACCACACAGATTAGGGTACGGGAAAGCCCTAAGCTGACAGCCATCAATGTGGGACAGGATGCTTTTGTTACCGAAAGCAGCGATCGCCCGGATGACATTGCACAGTCACCCAACTACACAACGGTTCTGAACCAGACCGTACAACCGGGCCGCTACCTGGTCGCTGCAAATGTGGTGCTGTCTGATGATGAAGATGCTGATCCATTTCCTGCTACCGCCAGTTGCACGATGATCAGCGGAGATGACGTTCTTGACAGCTATGCCCTGCAGATGGGTGAATCGGGCAGCGGCAATGAAAGTGTTGCATTTCCGCTGCACGGCATCGCCACAATTAGTGATCACCCTGCAGAACTGAGCCTGATGTGCCGGAAAGGCAGCAACGACACCACCCAGATCAGGGTTCGGGAAAATCCAAAACTCATAGCGGTCAGTGTGGGGAATGATGCGTTCGGAGAGGAGAACAGATCCACACGCCTGGAAATTGGCGAAAAATGGGTCAGCGACATGCAGGAACTGGAAAGAAGTGAAGGCAGGACAAGCACCATAAGCCTGCAGCTGGTACCGGGTGTTGGCCACAATCCTGCAGGCCTGACCGATGAGGTTCAGGAAATTTTCAGAACGTTGATGGAGGAGTGATAAACGTTTTTATCCGGCAGAGAATCAGAAGTATTGCCATCTCACAACCATTGAACAGGTGGATTCAAGAACCGGGGGATTGTCCCATTCGTGTGTCCGACTTGACGCTCAGGGCAGTTACGGTAACCAATATCAGTCCCATTCCAACGATTTGTAAACCACCCAGGGATTCACTCAAAATCAAAACACCAAATAGTGATGCTGTGACCGGTTCGACCATTGCCACAACTGAGGCTACAGCCGGTGCGGTATGTTTCAGGCCCAGGATATAGAGAATAAATGATAATCCAGCTCCAATCACTCCAAGCACTGCAAACAGAACCCAATCCGGTGAGGCAGGGACTGCAACAACTTCACTGCAATCACTCGGCCAGATCAGAATGGCGACAAGCACTGCAAACGCTATTGAAAGTATAGCCTGCGGACTGCCGTGTGGTGCTGCATACTTGAACCCAAAAATGAATATTGCGTAGGACAGTCCAGCAAGCAATCCGGCTCCGGCACCTATAATGGTCACATCGCTTGCACCGATGTCATAAACCTGTGTTAGTAACAGAATCCCAAGCATAACTATTGCGATTGCAGCCCACTTAAACGGTGTGGATTTTTCCAGTTTGAGTGTAAAAGAGATGAAATATACGAATACCGGTGCGCTGTACATCAGCGTCGCTGCAACCGCTACGCTTCCTTCCTCGATACTCACAAAATAAAAAGCGAAATTACCGGCTACCCCGAGACCGGCTACGACTGACCAGAACCATACACGGCGATTTGCCAGTCCGCTGCCTTGCGGGCGCACCACAAGCCAGGTAAGAACAAACACCAATCCGATCGCCCCCCGGTACCACGACACTACAAATGCGTTCCAGCCATCGGCCATCAGAATCCCGCCAATTCCTCCTGATACCCCCCAGCATAGTGCCGTCAGTATCACGAACGATGTGCTCAAATTCCTCATCTGTCTCCGCTTTTTTTGGGTGATATGAACGCCACCATCGATGACGAGTTCCTTACTCAAAGTAAAGTGAGTTCGGAAGAGGAAAAAAGTCTGAAAAACCCTTTTTCTCAACAAATTTTCTTCTGGCAGGCAATATCTTCCTTGCTTTATGGCAGAACACTCTGCCCAGTTTCCGCCGAAAATCAAACCAATTCTATGAGTTGCGGACCCGGAACAGAAATGAACTTTTATGAATGTTATCAGCAGAATCCAAATATTCGTATAAAACCAGACTTCGATTCGCAGCCGCGTGACATTTCCATAAGGAAAAAGGAAAAGTTTTTTCTACTTTTAAACAATCGGGCAACGTTTTTGCAAGCTTACAATCAAATAAAGTAAAAGTTTAGAACTATTTTAATTCAAAGCAGGTTTTTTAGTATCCTCCACGAGAGTGTCTAACAAAATCAGAACAGCATTTTTATCCTAACCATCGATATTCTGTGATCCGAATTTTCACTGTATTCCTATTACTGATCGTCATTCTTGGGTCTTACCTGGCCTTTACGGATATCAAATCGGAGTCCGAGGTAATCGAACCCAAACCTATAGAACCTGAAGAATGGGTGATGGACGCATCCCTGGCAACCTTCCTGGAAGAGTTTGAACATGATTTCGAAAAAGGGTTAAACAGTGAACGCATTCCCGGCGCGGCAGTTTCCATCGTGAAGGATGGACGTGTTGTATATCAAAAAGGGTTTGGCGTAAAAGAGATGGGTACGACCGAAAAAGTAGACGAACATACCGTATTCAGATTGGGAAGTGTATCCAAAGGCTTTGCTTCGGTTCTGACAGGAGTGATTGTCGAAGAAGGATATGTAGGCTGGAATGATCCTGTGCTCCGGTATTTAATGGACTTTCAGCTCAATGATCCGGGGCAAACCGATCGGGTTCAGATCAGGCATTTGTTATCTCATACATCGGGATTGCCGCGCCACGCGTATACCAATTTAGTAGAAGACGGTCTTACCCTGGATCGCATCATCCCACGGTTCTCACAGGTTCCATTGATTTCAAAAGAAGGTGAACTGCTTTCCTACCAAAATGCGGCATTTTCAGCGATTGAAAAAGTACTGGAAGTTCAAACCAACACCGATTTTAACACGCTTCTGGATGAAAAGTTATTCAGTCCGTTAGCAATGAATCATGCGTCAGCAAGTTATGACGGTATAAAGTATTCCGGGAATACAGCGCTGCCTCATATCTATTACTCCCGTTCACGGGGACGCGTTCCCGTTCCAATTACTGAAAAGTATTACAATGCGGTTTCCTCCGGCGGGATCAATGCTTCTGCCTCAGATATGGGGAAGTGGCTGCTTCTGTTAACAGGGCATCATCCTGAAGTGATTTCCGCTGAAACACTTGAAGAAATTTATTCCCCATTTGCTACTATTCATAACCGAAGATACAGCCGGTATTGGCAGGGAGTGAACAAATCGCACTACGGCATGGGGTGGAGAGTGCTTGATAATCATGGGCAAAAAATTGTATACCATGGAGGATATGTGAACGGATATCGCAGCGAAATCGCTTTTGACCCAGAAACCGGTGTAGGCATCTCTATTCTCGTTAATACCAATTCAAGCTATCCTTTAGAAGTTATTCCGGACTTCTTTAACCATTTCAAATCAGTCTCTTCGATCGCTGTTTCAGAGTGAGTGTGGTATAGCGGATTGGGGTTTGTGGGATTAAGACATTTCTGGCAGTAAAAGCGAAAAAAATCAAAATTTTCTATTTGGTTTATATACCCAATTCAGGCTATATCCGGAGAAAACCTCTTGGAATGGTCGTTATAGCAGACGCTCAATCGATTACAAAAAATTCCCCTGGCTCGTGAGCTTTAATAACAGATGTTAATTTCTCAACCAGTGGCAATAAATCTTCATAGGTATTGGTTCTGGCCTTCAGTAACACAACCGGATAGAAGCAGAGGGGATAGATTATTGAAAGCTCAGGTTTTTGTCGCTGGTTATAAAAACATCAAATTCTTTCTCGGCTACCTCCAGCAGCTTACCATTCGAGAGACTTGCCCATCCCATAGCACTTCGCGATACTTCGTATCGGGAGTAGTTTTTTTGTAAAGAAATCTATATCCAAATCTTCAATTCGATACTTCAACTTTTAAGCAGGCACTCATCCAGCAAAATCTTGATGATCATTGTGGCTGTAGTAGTTGACCTTTAAACGATTCAAGCACCTGAATAGCTTGTTACCTGGTTGCTGTGGGGAAATCTGCCAGAAATTCGTTAAGTGATTGGCCAGCTTATGTTTATAAATAATGTGATGAGTCTGGTTTCTCTGTCAAAAATTGAATCGGTGTGAAGAAATTTCCATAATCGCTTCTATTGTCACAAATAATCAGCTACTTGAAAAATTTTTTACCTACTAAAATTAAAAAAGCCTTGCAAGTCAATGACTTACAAGGCTTTCAGTGCCCTGGAATGGAGTCGAACCATCACGACCGTTAGGTCACACGCCCCTCAAGCGTGCGCGTCTACCAATTCCGCCACCAGGGCAAATTATCAACAATAAATCTTTGATGTTTAACCTGGTGTGAATCAGGTTTCATATCTATCACTGACTTACTATCAAATGATAAAACATCAAGACTCGAAAGATAGAATTTTTTTTATGTAAATGGAAAGGCTCAATAAAAAATTATTTTCTGACTCTCCTAAATCAAGGCCTCCATTTTCCCGATCTCTTCGATACATCTGGTTAAATTATTTTTGATCGTTTCTTCGAATTCGTTTTTTGTAGTTTGTGTTGAGTAAATTTGATTTATCTCGTTACGCACTTATTTATTCTCGTTACGCAGCCCTGCTGCGTAACAAGCGTTGCGTAACTCCGCTGCAAAACGCTCCATCCGGCAGAGCCGGTGTTCTTTCGTGACACAGCGGAGCTGCGTCACGAGGCAGAATTGGTTCACGAGACAGAACTGAGTCACGAGAAATCGAGATGTTTGTAATCTTTTACCTATAACCTTTGATCTAATTATGACCAACCAGGATGTTGCTAAAAAACTTCGTGATGTTTATCAACTCATGCAGCTCGCCGGAGAGAACCGGTTCCGCGCAATTGCGTTCGACCGGGCTGCCCAGACTATTGAAGGTTTGAACGAGGAGGTGCAATCCCATATCGATAATGGCACGCTGACTGATATCAAGGGGATCGGAAAGTCGATCGCGGAGGATATTGAGGCGCTTTCCAAAACCGGCACTATGCCGGTACTGGAAGATCTGAAGGAGCGCGTACCAAAAGGTCTTGTGGAATGGCTGAACATCTCCGGGCTGGGGCCTAAGAATATTGTGAAGATTCACCAGACACTGGGAATCACTGAAGTTGCGGAACTGAAGGAGGCGTGCCAGAGTGGCGCCGTGGCCGATCTTCCGGGTCTGGGAAAGAAATCGGCAGAGAAAATCATCAAATCGATCGAGTATCTCGAGAAATTTGGCGAACGGTGCCGGATCGACCAGGCGCTCGCGGTAGCTGAACCGATGCTGGAGTTTATTCAGGGAATCGATGGAGTGCTTAAATGTGAAATTGCCGGATCACTCCGCCGTTCGGCCGAAACCATCGGTGATGTGGATATTCTTGCGGCTGCGAATACCGATGATGCATCTGAAATA from Rhodohalobacter sp. SW132 encodes the following:
- a CDS encoding site-2 protease family protein, with amino-acid sequence MSASLKIGYFAGIKVQIHWTFWLLFLFVGAMVYAADGTLSDLWWHFAFVIALFFCVILHEFGHSLTARKFGIETRSITLLPIGGVASLKSIPDNPIEEFYIALAGPLVNVVIAALLYFFVPVGDFLSTDPDMIEEQLSTIDASNFLFYLLFINVALVVFNMLPAFPMDGGRVFRALLSMRLGRVEATRIAAATGKFLALLFFLFGLFYSIILAVIAVFIYFGAHSENITVQQLGLLEGHNVRDAMITEFSILDPDARLQSAIDKILASTEQDFIVAADNDIKGILYMEDLAGALRKDDGEMRVSDVMDTNIRSLQPDEPLTNGYKKLQRGSKNFFPIIENGKIVGVLDMNNINEFLTFQAARDY
- a CDS encoding HAD family phosphatase; this translates as MQQMSRSYDAVIFDMDGVIIDSKELVESFWIENMKKYGIEIPKGDELELRFHGRPARLTVNDLFADLPESTREEIIEECARFDASVEKFKMIPGVEPFMKKCADSGIRLGLVTSALPEKVDRMLAGLSYPSPFDVRITADLVQNGKPDPECYLTAAQGLDVDPGRMIVFEDSISGVKAASEAGATVIGINEEHLSGPLLDAGAMLVIPNFSDAKLIHGELKVTIYPGSGHRENSFEVKKPG
- a CDS encoding STAS domain-containing protein, which codes for MEYSILEKKNCVIVAFRGKIMGGPDSAKFREEINGFIEDGKVNIIGDLSEVEFMNSSGLGVMIATLTSLRKKDGDFKLCSATDRIKSLLRVSKLFTVFDMYDTLDEAIKAYQN
- a CDS encoding DMT family transporter, translating into MRNLSTSFVILTALCWGVSGGIGGILMADGWNAFVVSWYRGAIGLVFVLTWLVVRPQGSGLANRRVWFWSVVAGLGVAGNFAFYFVSIEEGSVAVAATLMYSAPVFVYFISFTLKLEKSTPFKWAAIAIVMLGILLLTQVYDIGASDVTIIGAGAGLLAGLSYAIFIFGFKYAAPHGSPQAILSIAFAVLVAILIWPSDCSEVVAVPASPDWVLFAVLGVIGAGLSFILYILGLKHTAPAVASVVAMVEPVTASLFGVLILSESLGGLQIVGMGLILVTVTALSVKSDTRMGQSPGS
- a CDS encoding serine hydrolase, which codes for MIRIFTVFLLLIVILGSYLAFTDIKSESEVIEPKPIEPEEWVMDASLATFLEEFEHDFEKGLNSERIPGAAVSIVKDGRVVYQKGFGVKEMGTTEKVDEHTVFRLGSVSKGFASVLTGVIVEEGYVGWNDPVLRYLMDFQLNDPGQTDRVQIRHLLSHTSGLPRHAYTNLVEDGLTLDRIIPRFSQVPLISKEGELLSYQNAAFSAIEKVLEVQTNTDFNTLLDEKLFSPLAMNHASASYDGIKYSGNTALPHIYYSRSRGRVPVPITEKYYNAVSSGGINASASDMGKWLLLLTGHHPEVISAETLEEIYSPFATIHNRRYSRYWQGVNKSHYGMGWRVLDNHGQKIVYHGGYVNGYRSEIAFDPETGVGISILVNTNSSYPLEVIPDFFNHFKSVSSIAVSE